One Tamlana carrageenivorans genomic region harbors:
- a CDS encoding four helix bundle protein has translation MIKDFKDLIVWQRAMELVTEVYRLVKKLPKEERFALSDQIRRSAISIPSNIAEGQGRNSTKEFIQFLAIAKGSKAELETQLLLCVKVTYLTNLDIETAINLIQEVGKMLNALQKSLKPNH, from the coding sequence ATGATAAAAGATTTTAAAGATTTAATTGTTTGGCAAAGGGCAATGGAGCTTGTCACCGAAGTATATAGGCTGGTAAAAAAACTTCCTAAAGAAGAACGTTTTGCTTTAAGTGACCAAATTAGGCGGTCGGCTATTTCTATTCCAAGTAATATAGCCGAAGGACAAGGAAGAAATTCAACAAAAGAATTTATACAGTTTCTAGCCATTGCAAAAGGTTCAAAAGCAGAATTAGAAACTCAACTTTTACTTTGTGTAAAAGTCACGTATCTAACTAATTTAGATATAGAAACGGCTATAAACCTAATTCAGGAAGTAGGAAAAATGCTTAACGCGCTCCAAAAATCACTAAAACCTAATCACTAA
- a CDS encoding restriction endonuclease subunit S translates to MSTLDKLLEGVEVEWKALGDYTDYEQPTKYRVKTKEYQDSFNTPVLTAGKTFILGYTDETDGIYKGAEKPVIIFDDFTTANKWVDFDFKVKSSAMKMITSRDESKGLLRYIFHWMNTLQSDLVDGDHKRQWISNYANKKFPIPCPDNPEKSLKIQKEIVRILDTFTELTTELTTELTARKKQYEYYREQLLTFDERIEFESLDNLAENLDSKRKPIASGLRESGDIPYYGASGIVDYVKDYIFDGDFLLISEDGANLTVRKTPIAFSISGKNWVNNHAHVLKFDTYGERRFVEYYLNSIDLSPYISGAAQPKLNKRNLNSIKIPNPSLEEKQRIVNILDKFDTLTTSISEGLPKEIELRKKQYEYYRSKLLSF, encoded by the coding sequence ATGAGTACGTTAGATAAATTATTGGAAGGTGTTGAAGTGGAGTGGAAAGCGTTGGGAGACTATACTGATTATGAACAACCAACAAAATATCGTGTAAAAACTAAAGAATATCAAGATAGTTTTAATACTCCCGTTTTAACAGCAGGTAAAACTTTTATTCTTGGTTATACAGATGAAACTGATGGTATATATAAAGGGGCAGAAAAGCCTGTTATTATTTTTGATGATTTTACTACTGCTAATAAATGGGTTGACTTTGATTTTAAAGTGAAATCATCTGCGATGAAGATGATTACATCAAGAGACGAATCTAAAGGGTTGTTAAGATATATTTTTCATTGGATGAATACATTACAAAGTGATTTGGTTGATGGAGATCATAAGCGTCAATGGATTAGTAATTACGCTAATAAAAAATTTCCAATCCCATGCCCAGATAACCCGGAAAAATCCCTAAAAATCCAAAAAGAAATAGTTCGTATTTTAGATACCTTTACCGAACTTACTACCGAACTTACTACCGAACTTACTGCACGTAAAAAACAGTACGAATACTACCGTGAACAATTACTAACTTTTGATGAGAGGATTGAGTTTGAAAGTTTAGATAATTTAGCTGAAAATTTAGACTCAAAGAGAAAACCAATAGCAAGTGGCTTAAGAGAATCAGGTGATATTCCTTATTACGGAGCCTCAGGGATAGTCGACTATGTTAAAGATTATATTTTTGATGGAGACTTTTTATTAATATCAGAAGATGGTGCTAATTTAACAGTTAGGAAAACACCAATTGCATTCAGTATAAGTGGTAAAAATTGGGTTAATAATCACGCTCACGTATTAAAATTTGACACATATGGTGAACGTAGATTTGTAGAATATTATTTGAATAGTATTGATTTGTCCCCATATATTTCTGGAGCAGCACAACCAAAATTAAATAAGAGAAATCTAAACAGCATAAAAATCCCAAATCCTTCCTTAGAGGAAAAGCAACGCATCGTAAATATCTTAGATAAATTCGATACTCTTACCACATCCATAAGCGAAGGTTTACCAAAAGAAATAGAACTGCGTAAAAAACAATACGAGTATTACCGCAGCAAATTGCTTAGTTTTTAG